A single region of the Gammaproteobacteria bacterium genome encodes:
- a CDS encoding TetR/AcrR family transcriptional regulator: MSSEPADTRSRILYTTWQLLEQQLGQGVKMSDIARQVGISRQAVYLHFPTRTDLLIATMAYVDELKGLDKRLAKLQQSSSGKDMLMALVDTWGNYIPEIYGMAKAMLAGKDSDEAMAAAWDNGMHCLREVCKLTIETIESEGHLQPHWSTATATELLWTLLSVCNWELLIRECGWKQKHYVTHLQQVVARTLIQ, from the coding sequence ATGTCAAGTGAACCAGCCGATACTCGCAGCCGCATCCTCTACACCACCTGGCAGTTGCTGGAACAGCAACTGGGCCAGGGAGTTAAAATGAGTGATATTGCCCGCCAGGTCGGTATTTCACGACAGGCCGTGTATCTGCACTTCCCTACCCGTACGGACCTGCTCATTGCCACCATGGCCTATGTCGATGAATTAAAGGGTCTGGATAAACGCTTGGCGAAATTACAGCAAAGCTCCAGTGGTAAGGACATGCTCATGGCCCTGGTGGATACCTGGGGGAATTACATTCCGGAGATTTACGGCATGGCCAAGGCCATGCTCGCAGGCAAAGACAGTGATGAAGCCATGGCTGCCGCATGGGACAACGGCATGCATTGCCTGCGCGAAGTCTGCAAACTCACCATTGAAACAATCGAATCCGAAGGACACTTACAACCACACTGGTCCACGGCAACCGCCACCGAGCTGTTGTGGACACTATTATCCGTATGCAATTGGGAATTACTTATCCGTGAATGTGGCTGGAAACAGAAACACTATGTGACACACCTTCAGCAAGTCGTTGCCCGAACCCTGATCCAATAA
- a CDS encoding type II toxin-antitoxin system VapC family toxin, which translates to MYLIDTNVISEIRKKQKANKGVRRYFDSVINSEDKLYISVVSIGELRRGIELIRHRSDIRQAKQLEKWLQVILENYQNNILDINEDIAQLWGKLRVPHPENALDKLIAATALINGLTVVTRNTKDFSKTGVTVLNPFEE; encoded by the coding sequence GTGTATTTAATTGATACCAATGTTATTAGCGAAATCCGCAAGAAACAAAAGGCGAACAAAGGTGTACGGCGATATTTCGACTCAGTCATAAATAGCGAAGATAAGCTATACATCTCTGTAGTCAGTATCGGTGAGTTAAGGCGTGGGATTGAATTGATCCGCCATCGTAGTGATATTCGGCAAGCTAAGCAACTCGAAAAATGGCTGCAAGTGATCCTGGAAAATTATCAGAATAATATATTGGATATCAATGAGGATATTGCTCAACTATGGGGCAAACTAAGAGTGCCGCATCCGGAAAATGCGCTGGACAAGCTGATAGCAGCGACAGCACTCATTAACGGATTAACAGTTGTAACAAGAAATACTAAAGACTTTAGCAAAACCGGGGTGACTGTCTTGAATCCGTTCGAAGAATGA
- the rlmB gene encoding 23S rRNA (guanosine(2251)-2'-O)-methyltransferase RlmB: protein MSEVWVYGIHAVQAALKANRVESLWLDRSRHDKRMTQLLELAGHNVATHYLERPELEQRLTQTLGGHKPGNAPVKHQGVLARLKPQVGLDESGLLQWLQQVSEQGRPPLVLALDGVQDPHNLGACLRSADAAGVHVVIAPRDRSVDLTPVVRKVACGAAEALPFVTVTNLARTLEQLKQMGLWTVGLDGAAEQSLYEHDLRGPVVLVLGAEGQGLRRLTKEKCDFLAQLPMAGVVESLNVSVATGICLFEAVRQRL from the coding sequence ATGTCCGAGGTGTGGGTCTATGGTATACACGCTGTTCAGGCGGCTTTAAAAGCCAATCGGGTAGAGAGTCTGTGGCTTGATCGCAGTCGTCATGACAAACGGATGACCCAGTTATTGGAATTGGCCGGGCATAATGTGGCCACACATTATCTGGAGCGGCCGGAGCTGGAGCAGCGGTTGACTCAAACTTTGGGTGGACATAAACCCGGCAATGCTCCAGTGAAACATCAAGGGGTGTTGGCTCGGCTCAAACCACAGGTGGGCTTGGATGAGTCCGGTTTGTTGCAATGGTTGCAACAGGTATCGGAACAGGGAAGGCCACCTCTGGTATTGGCTCTGGATGGGGTGCAGGATCCGCACAATCTGGGAGCTTGTTTACGCAGTGCCGATGCGGCGGGGGTGCACGTGGTCATCGCACCGCGGGATCGCAGTGTGGATTTAACCCCGGTGGTGCGGAAGGTGGCCTGTGGAGCTGCCGAGGCCCTGCCGTTTGTTACGGTCACTAATCTGGCTCGAACCTTGGAGCAGTTGAAGCAGATGGGGTTATGGACCGTGGGGCTGGATGGGGCGGCGGAACAGTCTTTGTACGAGCACGATTTGCGTGGCCCTGTGGTGCTGGTATTGGGTGCTGAAGGGCAGGGTTTGCGGCGCTTGACCAAGGAAAAGTGTGATTTCCTGGCTCAATTACCCATGGCGGGCGTGGTGGAAAGTCTCAATGTGTCTGTGGCCACCGGAATTTGTCTGTTTGAAGCGGTGCGGCAGCGACTTTAG
- a CDS encoding DNA-binding protein, protein MARLLVRDLDPEIAKALKKQAAKHGRSAEAEHREILKQALLGPKKKSFAQVLLSMPNVGQDSDFERVDDSESDSVFN, encoded by the coding sequence ATGGCGCGGCTATTAGTTAGGGACTTAGATCCAGAAATAGCGAAAGCACTCAAAAAGCAAGCTGCAAAACATGGTCGTAGCGCGGAAGCTGAGCATCGAGAAATACTAAAACAAGCGCTGCTAGGCCCTAAGAAAAAATCGTTTGCCCAGGTTCTGTTATCAATGCCGAATGTAGGGCAGGACAGTGATTTTGAGCGAGTGGATGACTCTGAGAGCGACAGTGTATTTAATTGA
- a CDS encoding PKD domain-containing protein, protein MVAKHVFAVCITAVFCSTGFAKTIPIATSAEKNNQLSKLTIPFIKNQGQQHQDVAYYAKTFGGTVFINKQGELIYSLPTTQADRSNAWVIKEKLLGAREITPEGGASSKANINYFVGKRRDWQSTVSSFENVRLNNAYPGIKVQLQAKSANIEKLFYVQPHANVEQIRLQVDGVDTLEINEHKQLVLNTDIGAVTFTAPVAFQVINNQQVPVDVAYTVHENSYGFRVGAYDPSKELIIDPLLAATFIGGTNTSSISDFESVADIVEHNGSVFITGTTDSTDFPVTTGFTTYQGSYYDAYVAKFSADLSTLEAATFLGSTGPDTGDALAVDDSGNVYVAGIAIGSATGFPIVGGGIDTSPYSNGTFVAKLSNDLSTILVSSIPISSKSYPRKLLLANNSLYISGRTNSPNVPTNESSWDSTCAGDGSCDPSGSFSTPKYYGYIVRMETGLTNIMAATYLGRSGGNDIAVGSNSNVYAISVGDVVVGAAVIGLDANLSSSFGGISYRYNNTISALAVNDTAVAIVGSSRDPNLPVTGNAYDSGCGTDGACNPTGTTNYLTADGFIAQYTLDLQTTNTLSYFGGTKAEVIGKIYYEPSGSYLLLGSTASSDFPTTNDAESGSLSGSSDTFVARFNASMTGLLYSSYLDTPALVGATHLTANGNVYFAGSADASFPVTQGAYDTSFNGGDKDAYVSLWAIANGSGGGAEPAPEPTPEPTPEPTPEPTPEPTPEPTPDPAPEPTPDPAPANEAPTANAGPDQSVTQKTTVTLDGRNSSDSDGSIISYRWEQVSGRSVSIQNSNSPVASFTAPGTRRGKTRVLVFELTVTDDAGVTDTDQVSITVTR, encoded by the coding sequence ATGGTAGCTAAGCATGTTTTTGCGGTTTGTATCACAGCGGTTTTTTGTAGTACGGGTTTCGCTAAAACGATTCCTATAGCCACAAGTGCAGAAAAAAATAATCAACTTTCCAAATTAACCATCCCTTTTATCAAAAACCAGGGGCAACAACATCAGGACGTTGCCTATTATGCAAAAACCTTCGGCGGTACCGTGTTTATCAATAAGCAGGGAGAGCTCATTTATTCGCTGCCAACAACACAGGCCGATCGCAGCAATGCCTGGGTTATTAAGGAAAAATTGCTTGGTGCAAGAGAAATCACGCCCGAGGGAGGAGCCTCTTCCAAGGCGAACATCAATTACTTTGTAGGGAAGCGGCGCGATTGGCAGTCTACGGTATCGAGCTTTGAAAACGTAAGACTCAACAATGCCTACCCAGGCATTAAGGTACAACTGCAAGCGAAAAGCGCTAATATCGAAAAACTGTTTTATGTCCAACCCCATGCCAACGTGGAACAGATTCGACTTCAAGTTGACGGCGTCGACACGCTTGAGATCAACGAACACAAGCAGTTGGTGTTAAACACCGACATCGGTGCAGTAACATTTACCGCACCGGTTGCGTTCCAGGTGATTAATAATCAACAAGTCCCTGTAGACGTAGCCTATACGGTTCATGAAAACAGCTATGGATTCCGGGTAGGCGCATATGACCCATCCAAAGAATTGATCATCGATCCGTTGTTGGCAGCAACGTTTATCGGTGGCACCAATACGTCGTCAATTAGTGATTTTGAAAGTGTCGCCGACATCGTAGAACACAATGGGTCAGTTTTTATCACCGGCACCACCGACTCAACCGACTTTCCGGTAACCACGGGGTTTACCACTTATCAAGGCAGCTATTACGATGCTTATGTGGCCAAATTCAGCGCCGATTTGTCTACGCTGGAGGCCGCTACCTTCCTGGGCAGCACAGGACCGGATACGGGCGATGCGTTGGCAGTGGACGATAGCGGCAATGTCTATGTCGCCGGTATTGCCATCGGTTCTGCCACGGGATTTCCAATTGTAGGTGGCGGTATCGATACAAGTCCTTATAGTAACGGAACCTTTGTTGCCAAGCTCAGCAATGATTTGAGCACGATTTTAGTGAGCAGCATTCCCATTAGCAGCAAATCCTATCCAAGGAAACTGTTACTGGCCAATAACAGCTTGTATATTAGTGGCCGCACCAATTCACCCAACGTTCCCACCAATGAGAGTTCCTGGGACAGCACCTGCGCTGGTGATGGTTCTTGTGACCCTTCGGGCAGTTTTAGTACGCCAAAGTATTACGGCTATATTGTGCGAATGGAAACGGGACTTACTAATATTATGGCGGCCACGTATTTAGGTCGATCCGGTGGTAATGATATTGCAGTAGGCAGCAATTCCAATGTATACGCCATTTCGGTGGGCGATGTTGTTGTGGGTGCCGCCGTAATCGGTCTGGATGCCAACCTGAGCAGTTCATTTGGTGGCATTTCATATCGCTACAACAACACCATCAGTGCATTGGCCGTTAATGATACTGCCGTTGCCATTGTCGGCTCCTCACGCGACCCCAATTTGCCGGTAACGGGTAATGCCTATGATTCGGGTTGCGGTACGGACGGCGCCTGCAATCCCACTGGCACCACCAACTATTTAACCGCCGACGGTTTCATTGCTCAATATACGCTGGACCTGCAGACCACCAATACTTTAAGTTATTTTGGCGGAACAAAAGCTGAGGTTATCGGCAAGATCTATTATGAGCCCAGCGGTTCTTACTTACTGTTAGGCAGCACGGCCTCTTCTGACTTTCCTACGACCAATGATGCCGAGTCCGGTTCCTTATCCGGCAGCAGTGACACTTTTGTTGCCAGGTTCAACGCAAGCATGACGGGGTTGTTGTACAGCAGCTATCTTGACACACCAGCCTTGGTTGGAGCCACGCACTTAACGGCAAACGGCAACGTCTATTTTGCGGGCTCCGCTGACGCCTCTTTTCCGGTAACTCAAGGGGCTTATGACACATCCTTTAATGGCGGAGACAAAGATGCCTATGTGTCACTTTGGGCCATTGCAAACGGCAGCGGTGGTGGTGCTGAGCCGGCCCCGGAACCTACACCGGAACCTACACCGGAACCTACACCGGAACCTACACCCGAACCCACACCCGAACCCACACCCGATCCTGCACCGGAACCGACCCCCGACCCGGCTCCGGCCAATGAAGCCCCTACTGCCAATGCCGGGCCAGACCAGAGCGTAACTCAAAAAACCACGGTAACACTGGATGGCAGAAACTCCAGCGATAGCGACGGCAGCATTATCAGTTATCGCTGGGAACAGGTTTCCGGCAGAAGCGTCAGCATACAGAATTCCAACAGCCCTGTAGCTTCATTTACTGCACCCGGAACTCGTCGAGGAAAAACTCGCGTGCTGGTGTTTGAGTTGACCGTCACAGATGACGCCGGTGTCACCGATACGGACCAGGTAAGCATTACCGTGACACGATAA
- the rplI gene encoding 50S ribosomal protein L9, whose amino-acid sequence MNVILLEKVHKLGNLGDNVSVKAGYGRNFLIPKGIAVPATADNVAKFEARRAELEKVAGEKLAAAEARKQQLTDLVVTIQHKAGDEGKLFGSVGTPDIADAINNAGVEVAKREVRLPQGVIRQVGEHNIDIELHSDVVATIKINVVAE is encoded by the coding sequence ATGAATGTTATTCTGTTAGAAAAAGTCCACAAATTGGGTAACTTGGGTGATAATGTTTCCGTAAAGGCGGGATATGGTCGCAATTTTCTAATTCCCAAAGGAATTGCCGTTCCGGCAACTGCCGACAATGTGGCTAAATTTGAGGCACGACGTGCTGAACTGGAAAAAGTAGCCGGTGAAAAACTGGCGGCAGCAGAAGCCCGCAAACAGCAGTTGACGGACTTAGTCGTGACTATCCAGCACAAAGCCGGCGACGAAGGTAAGTTGTTCGGATCTGTGGGTACTCCCGATATTGCTGACGCTATTAACAACGCCGGAGTGGAAGTGGCCAAGCGTGAAGTTCGTTTGCCCCAAGGTGTGATTCGCCAAGTGGGTGAGCACAATATCGATATTGAATTGCACAGCGATGTGGTGGCGACTATCAAGATCAACGTGGTTGCCGAGTAA
- the dnaB gene encoding replicative DNA helicase has product MQEPAYLSELKDPAMAALKVAPHSIEAEQAVLGGLMLDNSAWDKIADFITEGDFYRRDHQSIFRAIAALVDKQSPYDVVTLSEWLEKNNQLEDVGGLVYLGNLAKNTPSAANIIAYAKIVRERSVLRQLITVGNTISSSCYETEGRSSEELLDSAEKLVFEIAEKGSRGRAGFVAIKDLLVKAVDRIDALFQQDSPITGLPTGYTDFDDKTSGLQKGDLVIVAGRPSMGKTTFAMNLAENAAIHAQAPVAVFSMEMPGEQLTMRLLSSIGRIDQHRVRTGKLDDDDWPRLTQAVGLLAEARLFIDDTPALTPNELRARSRRLAREHGLGLIVIDYLQLMQVHGSRENRTNEISEISRSLKALAKELNVPVIALSQLNRSLEQRPNKRPVMSDLRESGAIEQDADVIVFIYRDEVYNEDSPDKGTAEIIIGKQRNGPIGSLRLTFLGQYTRFENHISHVYEEGYA; this is encoded by the coding sequence ATGCAAGAACCAGCCTATTTATCTGAATTGAAAGACCCGGCGATGGCCGCTTTAAAAGTAGCGCCTCATTCTATAGAAGCGGAACAAGCCGTGTTGGGCGGTTTGATGCTGGATAATAGCGCTTGGGATAAGATCGCCGATTTTATCACTGAAGGGGATTTTTACCGGCGCGATCACCAAAGCATCTTTCGTGCTATCGCCGCACTGGTCGATAAGCAAAGCCCCTATGACGTGGTCACTTTGTCCGAATGGTTGGAGAAAAACAATCAATTGGAAGATGTGGGTGGATTGGTGTATTTGGGTAACTTGGCGAAAAACACACCAAGTGCCGCCAATATTATCGCTTACGCAAAAATCGTACGGGAACGTTCAGTGTTACGACAACTGATTACCGTGGGTAACACCATCAGTTCCAGTTGCTATGAAACAGAGGGACGCAGCAGTGAGGAACTTCTGGATTCAGCCGAAAAACTGGTGTTCGAAATTGCTGAGAAAGGTTCCCGTGGCCGTGCCGGGTTTGTTGCGATTAAAGATTTGTTGGTCAAAGCGGTTGATCGTATCGATGCCTTGTTTCAGCAGGACAGCCCGATTACCGGCTTACCGACTGGATACACCGATTTTGACGACAAGACCTCAGGGTTACAGAAAGGGGACTTGGTTATTGTTGCCGGTCGGCCTTCCATGGGTAAAACCACCTTTGCCATGAACCTGGCTGAAAATGCCGCCATCCATGCACAGGCTCCCGTAGCGGTATTCAGTATGGAAATGCCTGGTGAGCAGTTGACTATGCGCTTGCTTTCTTCCATTGGTCGAATTGATCAACACCGGGTACGGACTGGAAAATTGGATGATGATGACTGGCCCCGATTGACTCAGGCTGTGGGTTTGTTGGCGGAAGCCCGATTGTTCATTGATGATACCCCGGCCCTCACGCCTAATGAATTACGCGCCCGCTCACGGCGTTTGGCCAGGGAACACGGTTTGGGTTTGATTGTGATTGACTATTTGCAGTTGATGCAGGTCCATGGCAGTCGAGAGAATCGTACCAATGAAATTTCTGAAATTTCCCGCTCGCTCAAAGCGTTAGCTAAAGAGCTCAATGTGCCCGTCATCGCCTTGTCGCAGTTGAACCGAAGTTTGGAACAGCGTCCCAATAAACGCCCCGTGATGTCTGATCTGCGGGAGTCCGGCGCGATTGAGCAGGACGCGGATGTGATTGTATTTATCTACCGTGACGAGGTTTATAACGAAGACAGTCCAGATAAAGGAACGGCGGAAATCATTATCGGAAAACAACGTAATGGTCCCATAGGTTCTTTGCGCTTGACCTTCTTGGGGCAATATACCCGCTTTGAAAATCACATATCCCATGTGTACGAAGAAGGATATGCATGA
- the rnr gene encoding ribonuclease R, translated as MTKDQHAEREAEKYERPIPSREYIMEILAQKGRPLSREQLAQALELEEPQDLDALRRRLRAMERDGQLIRNRKKGYGLVDKMDLVRGRVLAHPDGFGFLVPDEGGEDLFLSGRQMRQLFHRDKVLVHVAGIDRRGRREGAVVEVLERNTHHVVGRYYQDRGLAYVTPDNKRVTHEIVIPQEDSAGARNGQIVVVEIVEQPTMRRQPIGRVMEILGEHMAAGMEIDVAIRSHDIPFEWPQAVTDEADAIGPLVQDSAKSGREDLRELPLVTIDGADAKDFDDAVYCEPAGNNWRLFVAIADVAHYVRPGSALDDEAQNRGNSVYFPGRVIPMLPEILSNGLCSLRPEVDRLTMVCEMLVSNSGKIKSHRFYNAVIRSHARLIYDDVAALLAGDAALQQKYSNLEPHLRNLYSLYHALVKQRNIRGAIEFETTETVIEFGENKKIEKIRPLVRNDAHKIIEECMIAANVCAAQFLSENDMPVLYRVHDVPKLEKLTDLRDFLRGFGLTLGRGEKPEGKDYTRLLEQIQGRPDWHLIQTVMLRSLNQAVYSPDNVGHFGLALEEYAHFTSPIRRYPDLLVHRALKHVIAAKPPQRFFYNLGDMQSLGESCSMTERRADEATRDVVDWLKCEYMMDRVGEVFDGIVTSVTSFGLFVELENIYVEGLVHVTSLKSDYYHFDPVRHCLLGERSNTKYRLADRVQVQLVRVDLDDKKIDFELVSDLGPASADSLKTREELQKSSKRGKKDKNKDKKKDKARDKGKGNSRTKKKTAAARNTPKKKAPKQAGKKSEPQKTSSNAEKETSKGTKDGAKKGAKRVRKAVPKTKPKKTASKKAGVKKARTPKSRGTP; from the coding sequence TTGACTAAGGACCAACACGCCGAACGCGAGGCGGAAAAGTACGAACGTCCCATTCCCAGTCGGGAATACATCATGGAAATCCTGGCTCAGAAAGGGCGGCCGCTGTCACGGGAACAATTGGCACAAGCTTTGGAGCTCGAAGAGCCCCAGGACCTGGACGCCTTGCGGCGGCGTTTACGCGCCATGGAACGGGATGGACAGTTAATACGTAACCGTAAAAAAGGATACGGGCTGGTGGATAAAATGGATCTGGTGCGAGGCCGGGTTTTGGCGCATCCGGACGGATTCGGGTTTTTGGTGCCGGATGAAGGTGGTGAGGATTTGTTTTTATCCGGGCGGCAAATGCGACAGTTGTTCCATCGCGACAAGGTGCTGGTCCATGTGGCCGGGATCGATCGACGCGGGCGCCGCGAAGGGGCGGTGGTGGAGGTGCTGGAACGCAATACCCATCATGTAGTAGGACGCTATTACCAGGATCGGGGTCTGGCCTATGTGACGCCGGACAATAAACGCGTGACTCATGAGATTGTGATTCCGCAGGAAGACAGTGCCGGTGCCAGGAACGGCCAGATTGTGGTGGTGGAAATTGTGGAGCAGCCGACCATGCGGCGTCAGCCCATCGGTCGGGTGATGGAAATACTGGGCGAGCACATGGCGGCGGGTATGGAAATTGATGTGGCGATACGCTCCCATGACATACCCTTTGAATGGCCGCAAGCGGTGACGGATGAAGCGGATGCCATTGGTCCTTTGGTACAGGATTCGGCTAAAAGCGGCCGCGAAGATTTACGTGAGCTGCCCCTGGTCACCATAGACGGAGCCGATGCCAAGGATTTTGACGATGCGGTGTACTGTGAGCCGGCGGGTAATAACTGGCGTTTGTTTGTTGCCATTGCCGATGTGGCTCACTATGTACGGCCCGGCTCAGCCTTGGACGATGAAGCTCAAAACAGGGGGAATTCAGTGTATTTCCCCGGCCGAGTCATTCCTATGTTGCCCGAAATTTTGTCCAACGGTTTGTGTTCCTTAAGACCGGAGGTGGATCGTCTCACCATGGTGTGTGAAATGCTGGTGAGCAACAGCGGTAAAATCAAATCACACCGGTTTTATAATGCCGTCATTCGCTCCCATGCCCGTTTAATCTACGACGATGTGGCCGCCCTGCTGGCTGGGGATGCGGCGTTGCAGCAAAAGTACTCGAATTTGGAACCGCACCTGCGCAATCTTTATTCCCTATATCACGCTTTAGTGAAACAACGCAACATTCGCGGCGCGATCGAATTTGAAACCACCGAAACCGTAATTGAGTTTGGTGAAAATAAAAAAATCGAAAAGATTCGGCCGCTGGTTCGCAATGATGCCCATAAGATTATTGAAGAGTGCATGATTGCCGCCAATGTGTGTGCCGCGCAGTTTCTGTCTGAAAACGATATGCCGGTGTTATACCGGGTTCATGATGTTCCCAAGCTGGAAAAGCTGACCGACTTACGGGATTTTTTGCGCGGTTTTGGTTTAACTTTGGGGCGAGGAGAAAAACCGGAAGGCAAAGATTACACCCGCTTGCTTGAACAAATCCAAGGCAGGCCGGATTGGCATTTGATTCAAACCGTGATGTTACGCAGTTTGAACCAGGCTGTGTACAGTCCGGACAATGTGGGCCACTTTGGTTTGGCTTTGGAAGAGTACGCTCACTTTACTTCACCCATACGTCGCTATCCGGATTTATTGGTGCACCGCGCTTTAAAACATGTGATTGCCGCCAAACCGCCGCAGCGATTTTTCTACAACCTGGGTGATATGCAAAGCCTGGGGGAAAGTTGTTCCATGACCGAACGTCGCGCAGATGAGGCTACCCGGGATGTGGTGGATTGGCTCAAGTGCGAATACATGATGGACCGAGTGGGGGAAGTTTTCGACGGTATCGTAACCAGTGTTACCAGCTTTGGGTTGTTTGTGGAGTTGGAAAACATCTATGTAGAAGGTTTGGTACACGTGACCTCCTTGAAAAGTGACTACTATCATTTTGACCCGGTCCGTCACTGCCTGTTGGGGGAGCGTAGCAACACCAAATATCGACTTGCCGACCGGGTGCAAGTACAGCTGGTACGCGTGGATCTGGACGATAAGAAAATCGATTTTGAATTGGTCAGTGATCTTGGCCCTGCTTCGGCAGATTCATTGAAGACTCGTGAGGAGTTGCAAAAGTCATCCAAGCGAGGCAAAAAAGACAAAAATAAAGATAAAAAGAAGGACAAAGCCAGAGACAAAGGCAAAGGGAATTCCCGCACGAAAAAGAAAACTGCAGCGGCGAGAAATACACCAAAGAAAAAAGCGCCCAAGCAGGCGGGCAAAAAGTCTGAACCGCAAAAAACTTCCTCAAATGCCGAAAAAGAGACCTCGAAAGGGACTAAAGATGGTGCTAAGAAAGGGGCTAAGAGGGTCAGAAAGGCGGTACCCAAAACCAAACCGAAAAAGACGGCATCAAAAAAGGCTGGGGTCAAAAAAGCCAGAACGCCTAAGTCTCGTGGAACCCCATAA
- the rpsR gene encoding 30S ribosomal protein S18, which produces MSRFFRRKKFCRFTAEGVKEIDYKDLGTLRSYVTETGKIVPSRITGTSAKYQRQLSTAIKRARYLALLPYSDSHRN; this is translated from the coding sequence ATGTCTCGTTTTTTTCGCCGCAAAAAGTTCTGTCGATTCACCGCAGAAGGTGTTAAGGAAATCGATTACAAAGATTTAGGAACATTGCGTTCTTATGTCACTGAAACCGGTAAAATCGTACCCAGCCGCATTACGGGTACCAGCGCCAAGTATCAGCGCCAATTGTCTACTGCAATTAAGCGCGCACGCTATTTGGCTCTGTTACCGTACAGCGATTCACATCGCAATTAA
- the rpsF gene encoding 30S ribosomal protein S6, translating to MRHYEIVFLVHPDQSEQVPAMTDRYKAIIEADGGSIHRLEDWGRRQLAYPINKIHKAHYVLMNVECGGDALEEIRSAFRFNDAVLREMVIARKEAITEASPFAKQKESEDAEPIRSADTDDDLEEGDEIAEDAVI from the coding sequence ATGAGACACTATGAAATTGTGTTTCTGGTCCATCCTGACCAGAGTGAACAAGTACCTGCCATGACTGATCGCTACAAAGCGATTATTGAAGCGGACGGTGGCAGCATCCACCGCCTGGAAGATTGGGGCCGCAGACAGCTGGCTTACCCTATCAATAAAATCCACAAAGCGCACTATGTGTTGATGAACGTAGAATGTGGCGGTGATGCTTTGGAAGAAATCCGTAGTGCATTTCGTTTTAATGATGCCGTATTGCGCGAAATGGTCATTGCCCGTAAGGAAGCCATTACTGAAGCTTCTCCCTTCGCCAAGCAAAAAGAATCTGAAGATGCGGAACCGATTCGCAGTGCAGATACAGATGATGATTTGGAAGAAGGTGATGAAATTGCCGAAGACGCTGTGATTTAA
- the alr gene encoding alanine racemase: MSRATRAGINLSALQHNLECARQYAPGRRIVAIIKANAYGHGVLRVANALHTADAYGVASLDEALLLRLSGITSPILLLEGFFHTSELAEIDHNKLDMVIHSLEQIRGLQQNGFFERPQQSTLWLKLDSGMHRLGFSVEEFHQALTVVQQSGFKFVLMSHLACADDTDNSTTEKQIRFFDDHTHEVNAPRSLANSAGILAWPQSHRDWVRPGIMLYGGSPLLDQSAQALGLRPVMTLSTELIAIKQLKKGDAIGYGGTWVCPEQMSVGVAAIGYGDGYPRHAPTGTPVLVNGVRCQLLGRVSMDMITVDLRACPQARVGDNVTLWGDGLPADEIALQAGTISYELFCGITGRVEFTETEV, encoded by the coding sequence ATGAGCCGAGCTACACGCGCCGGCATCAATTTATCCGCATTACAGCATAACCTTGAGTGTGCGCGCCAATACGCGCCGGGTCGACGCATTGTTGCCATAATTAAAGCCAATGCCTATGGTCATGGTGTGCTCCGTGTAGCCAATGCTTTACACACGGCCGATGCCTATGGTGTAGCGAGTTTGGACGAGGCCTTGCTACTTCGCTTGAGTGGTATCACTTCTCCCATATTACTCCTGGAAGGTTTTTTCCATACTTCGGAGCTGGCGGAGATTGACCACAACAAGCTGGACATGGTGATTCACAGTCTGGAACAAATTCGCGGTCTGCAACAAAACGGTTTTTTTGAGCGACCACAACAATCCACTTTGTGGCTGAAACTGGACAGCGGCATGCATCGTCTGGGATTTTCCGTTGAAGAATTTCACCAAGCGCTGACTGTGGTGCAACAATCCGGTTTTAAATTTGTGCTTATGTCTCACTTGGCCTGTGCAGACGATACCGATAACTCGACCACAGAAAAACAGATCCGCTTTTTTGATGACCACACCCATGAGGTGAACGCACCTCGTTCACTGGCTAATTCCGCCGGCATATTGGCTTGGCCCCAAAGCCATAGGGATTGGGTGCGTCCGGGGATTATGCTCTATGGCGGCAGTCCACTGTTGGATCAAAGCGCACAGGCATTGGGATTGCGACCGGTGATGACGCTGAGCACGGAATTGATCGCAATTAAGCAACTGAAAAAAGGTGATGCCATTGGTTATGGCGGCACCTGGGTTTGTCCGGAGCAGATGTCGGTGGGAGTGGCAGCCATTGGTTACGGTGACGGCTATCCACGTCATGCTCCCACCGGTACCCCTGTGCTGGTCAATGGGGTACGTTGCCAGTTGCTGGGGCGGGTTTCCATGGATATGATTACTGTGGACTTGCGTGCTTGCCCACAGGCCAGAGTCGGTGACAATGTCACCTTATGGGGTGATGGATTGCCCGCCGATGAAATCGCGTTGCAAGCGGGTACCATTTCGTATGAATTGTTTTGTGGTATCACCGGGCGTGTTGAGTTTACCGAGACCGAGGTTTGA